A region from the Pyrinomonadaceae bacterium genome encodes:
- a CDS encoding ABC transporter ATP-binding protein, whose protein sequence is MADEVASNPALQTTNAEPPVIDLQRLSVTFGGRPILRELNGELRGRAIGLLGPNGAGKTTLIHTLLGFHEPSSGTAHIFGRDIRADANQIKSLIGYMPERDSFIAKMSCVHFVRFMAELSGLPPAAALERAHEALFFVGLGEARYRNVDTFSLGMKQLAKLAQAIVHGPKLIFLDEPTNGLDPPARLRMIKMIREIRDSGQANIVLSSHLLRDVEECCEEILILKDGRLVVYCNLEEERRANKKFLMLETRGDLKPFVAAVSEIGCEYAVTGDHRVKLILQDDTEVRDLYRLAAKTNLQIRRLSYKRDSLEDIFLKAMENGNS, encoded by the coding sequence ATGGCAGACGAAGTCGCATCAAACCCAGCTTTGCAAACTACGAACGCCGAACCTCCGGTTATTGATCTGCAGAGGTTGTCGGTGACGTTCGGCGGGCGGCCCATCCTGCGCGAACTGAACGGTGAGCTGCGCGGGCGCGCCATCGGCCTGCTGGGGCCAAACGGCGCCGGCAAGACGACGCTGATTCACACCCTGCTCGGGTTTCACGAGCCCTCTTCGGGAACGGCGCACATCTTCGGGCGCGACATCCGCGCCGATGCCAATCAAATAAAAAGCCTGATCGGATACATGCCTGAGCGCGACTCGTTCATCGCGAAGATGTCGTGCGTCCACTTCGTCCGGTTCATGGCTGAGTTGTCCGGGTTGCCGCCGGCCGCCGCCCTCGAACGCGCGCATGAAGCGCTCTTCTTTGTCGGCCTGGGCGAGGCGCGCTATCGCAATGTCGATACGTTTTCGCTCGGCATGAAGCAGTTGGCGAAACTGGCGCAGGCGATCGTACACGGACCGAAACTAATTTTTCTCGACGAGCCGACGAACGGTCTCGATCCGCCGGCGCGCCTGCGCATGATCAAGATGATTCGCGAGATTCGCGACAGCGGTCAGGCCAACATCGTTCTGTCGTCGCATCTGCTGCGTGACGTTGAAGAGTGCTGCGAAGAGATTTTGATCCTGAAAGACGGACGACTGGTCGTCTATTGCAACCTGGAAGAAGAGCGGCGCGCGAACAAGAAGTTCCTGATGCTCGAGACGCGCGGCGACTTAAAGCCGTTTGTCGCGGCGGTAAGCGAGATTGGCTGCGAGTATGCCGTGACGGGCGATCATCGCGTGAAGTTGATCCTTCAGGACGACACAGAGGTTCGCGATCTGTATCGGCTCGCCGCGAAAACAAATTTGCAGATTCGGCGGCTGAGCTACAAGCGTGATTCGCTCGAAGACATCTTCCTGAAAGCGATGGAGAACGGAAACAGTTGA
- a CDS encoding ABC transporter ATP-binding protein: MNSNSEIVFNNVSKFYGEILGVNRVTLSIPPGITSLVGPNGAGKTTLMNLMTGLLRPTRGSVNVLGIPTDRPEQLFRKLGYCSQFDSFPRGLTGREFIRSFLLVSGYTKAEAEDLTNKALERVDLMPAGNRKIGGYSKGMRQRVRLAQSIAHQPSVLILDEPLNGLDPMVRAETIALFKQLAAEGLHLIISSHILHEVDMMSDRVVLLNNGYVVAEGGIHGVRDEMDTEHPMQVLIRCDKPAVLAARMFSSNHLVEARVHDDRHGLFVKTRDPDKFYLLLNEVVAEGEVEIESVAPADDDLSAVYEYLIGSH; encoded by the coding sequence ATGAACTCGAATTCCGAAATTGTCTTCAACAACGTCTCGAAGTTTTACGGCGAGATACTCGGCGTGAATCGCGTGACGCTTTCGATTCCGCCCGGCATTACCAGTCTCGTCGGGCCGAACGGCGCCGGGAAGACGACGCTGATGAATCTGATGACGGGCTTGTTGCGGCCGACGCGCGGCTCGGTCAACGTGTTGGGCATCCCGACAGATAGGCCTGAGCAGTTGTTTCGGAAGCTTGGTTACTGCTCGCAATTCGATTCGTTTCCCCGCGGACTGACGGGCCGCGAGTTCATCCGCTCGTTTCTGCTCGTCTCTGGTTATACAAAAGCGGAAGCTGAAGACTTGACCAATAAAGCTTTGGAGCGCGTCGATCTCATGCCGGCCGGGAATCGAAAGATTGGCGGGTACAGCAAAGGCATGCGTCAGCGCGTGCGCCTGGCGCAATCGATCGCGCATCAGCCATCCGTCCTGATCCTGGACGAGCCGTTGAACGGTCTCGACCCGATGGTGCGCGCGGAAACGATTGCGCTGTTCAAGCAACTAGCGGCGGAAGGCCTGCACTTAATCATCTCCAGTCACATTCTGCACGAAGTGGACATGATGTCGGACCGCGTTGTTTTGCTGAACAACGGCTACGTTGTGGCTGAGGGCGGGATTCACGGCGTGCGCGATGAGATGGACACTGAACATCCGATGCAGGTCCTGATTCGCTGCGATAAACCGGCGGTGCTCGCCGCGCGCATGTTCAGCAGCAACCATTTGGTCGAAGCGCGCGTGCACGATGATCGGCACGGGTTGTTCGTGAAGACGCGCGACCCAGACAAGTTCTATTTATTGCTAAATGAAGTCGTCGCGGAAGGTGAAGTTGAGATCGAATCTGTCGCGCCGGCCGATGATGATCTGAGCGCGGTTTACGAATACTTGATTGGATCGCACTGA
- a CDS encoding GNAT family N-acetyltransferase — protein sequence MMTNDTQIALPRGGALTLRRVTADDDAFLLSVYDSTRAEELAQAEWAEGQREAFLKWQFDMQRREYEARFPDAEYNVILIDDQPAGRIWIGRREEEIRLLDIAILTPFQNRGAGTILLRKLMDEAMVTGKRLRHMVFVLNNDAHRFYERLGFAVIDDLGGYKHMEWKK from the coding sequence ATGATGACTAATGACACCCAAATAGCTTTGCCACGCGGCGGAGCCTTAACCCTTCGTCGTGTAACGGCTGACGACGACGCTTTCCTGCTCTCGGTTTACGACAGCACGCGCGCTGAAGAACTGGCGCAGGCCGAATGGGCTGAAGGACAACGCGAAGCATTTCTCAAGTGGCAGTTCGACATGCAACGGCGCGAGTACGAAGCGCGCTTTCCTGACGCGGAGTACAACGTGATTCTGATCGATGATCAGCCTGCAGGACGTATCTGGATCGGCCGGAGAGAGGAAGAGATTCGCTTATTGGACATCGCCATACTTACGCCGTTTCAAAACCGCGGCGCCGGAACCATTCTGCTGCGAAAACTAATGGATGAAGCAATGGTGACCGGCAAGCGTCTACGTCACATGGTCTTCGTGCTGAACAATGACGCCCATCGGTTTTACGAGCGCCTGGGATTCGCGGTGATTGACGATTTGGGTGGGTACAAACACATGGAATGGAAGAAGTGA
- a CDS encoding FecR domain-containing protein, which translates to MKNKELDNMLDKVATEIRGEQIESAMVNDAAERVWMRMSSQSGVAASEASVTAGASEHIESCADFQSLMPAYVRHELSEARALLLVDHTHECIPCRRALKEARTTRVAAAVAPRRQTRKASRYSFNPVVLRWAVAATLVIGLGLVAWPLVERYMPIGSIDATVQAADGAVYLVEDTKTQPLTNGAKLARGQVIRTAKDARATVRLGDGTLIEMKDRSEFSVNQTLRGTTIYLGSGSVIVEAAKQKDRLFLDTGDSLVAVTGTIFSANAGTKGSRVSVVEGSVNLDHNGKERVLKAGEQATTSATIQTVPVKEEVAWSKNAAKYAQTLEALSALNKDLNAVAQPGVRHSTRLLDMMPENTVLYAAVPNLAATIIESNRIIEEKIQQNPALSEWFKNRRDPGMNNAINAIRDFGDQLGEEIAVGAAMDEKGEPVQPLILAELKNAAGFRAFVDAQVQKLSTSGKKGPDIVWVDDPNTAQPTANNPANKIGKEIYVWINGDVLVGSPKLDQLQRVATTPQTSFMSSAFRNRIADVYREGAGIVVAADLEKVVARVGPLHSTKSKSSDNAVKHDQALNELGVMNLNSFVLDQKVTNGKTHTRAMLSYDQTDRGITSWLAQPGPMGSLDYISPDANLVAGFVIKNPTAVVDDLLRVINLGSPDVKTHLDKLEREHGLNVRSDFAAPLGGEYAFAIDGPILPTPSWKLVIQVNDPARLQQTLERVVVEINKEAAREGKKGLAWDRADSGGRTFYTLKSQDFGVEANYVFVNGYMIAGPTRALIEQALRYHDSGSTLKNSAKFTAGLPADGNVNFSAFVYQNLAPLVQPFAKAGGNLPSGPSKALAMAATMEPTLLYAYAYGDHIEVAANTNGGPFGLSPATLLGMPSAFELQSVLEKGTGK; encoded by the coding sequence ATGAAAAACAAAGAACTCGACAACATGCTGGACAAGGTCGCGACTGAGATTCGTGGCGAGCAGATCGAATCGGCGATGGTGAACGACGCTGCCGAGCGCGTGTGGATGCGAATGTCTTCGCAGTCCGGCGTCGCGGCAAGCGAAGCTTCGGTGACGGCGGGTGCTTCTGAGCACATCGAAAGCTGCGCTGATTTTCAATCGCTGATGCCGGCCTATGTGAGACACGAGCTGTCGGAAGCGCGCGCGCTTCTCCTCGTCGATCACACGCATGAATGCATTCCGTGCCGCAGGGCCCTGAAGGAAGCGCGCACCACGCGTGTTGCGGCCGCAGTTGCGCCGCGACGTCAAACGCGCAAGGCGTCCCGCTACAGCTTCAATCCAGTCGTTCTGCGTTGGGCGGTTGCCGCAACGCTCGTGATTGGTCTGGGGCTGGTCGCGTGGCCGTTGGTTGAACGCTACATGCCGATTGGCTCAATCGACGCGACCGTGCAAGCCGCTGACGGCGCCGTGTATCTCGTCGAAGACACGAAGACACAACCGCTGACAAACGGCGCGAAGCTCGCGCGCGGGCAGGTGATTCGTACCGCGAAAGACGCGCGGGCGACGGTGCGGCTTGGCGATGGCACTTTGATCGAGATGAAGGATCGTTCGGAATTCTCGGTCAATCAAACGTTGCGCGGCACCACTATTTATCTTGGTTCGGGAAGCGTAATTGTCGAAGCCGCCAAGCAGAAGGATCGTCTGTTCCTCGACACCGGTGATTCGCTGGTGGCCGTGACCGGCACCATCTTTTCAGCGAATGCCGGCACGAAAGGTTCGCGCGTAAGCGTGGTTGAGGGTTCAGTTAATCTTGATCACAACGGTAAAGAACGCGTTCTGAAAGCCGGCGAGCAGGCCACCACCAGCGCGACGATTCAAACCGTGCCGGTGAAGGAAGAGGTTGCCTGGAGTAAGAATGCCGCCAAGTACGCACAGACTCTGGAAGCGCTGTCGGCGCTGAACAAAGACCTGAATGCCGTGGCGCAACCCGGCGTGCGTCACTCGACACGTCTGCTCGACATGATGCCCGAGAACACGGTGCTGTACGCGGCGGTTCCGAATCTGGCCGCGACGATCATCGAGTCGAACCGCATCATCGAAGAGAAAATTCAGCAGAACCCGGCGCTGAGCGAGTGGTTTAAGAACCGTCGCGATCCGGGCATGAACAACGCCATCAATGCGATTCGCGACTTCGGCGATCAGCTTGGTGAAGAGATTGCCGTCGGCGCCGCCATGGACGAAAAAGGCGAGCCCGTGCAGCCGTTGATTCTCGCCGAGTTGAAGAACGCCGCCGGCTTCCGCGCTTTCGTTGATGCCCAGGTGCAGAAGTTAAGCACTTCAGGCAAGAAGGGGCCGGATATTGTGTGGGTTGACGATCCGAATACGGCCCAGCCGACCGCGAACAACCCGGCCAACAAAATTGGCAAAGAAATCTACGTTTGGATCAACGGCGACGTGCTGGTCGGCTCTCCTAAGCTCGATCAGTTGCAGCGGGTTGCGACGACGCCGCAGACCTCGTTCATGTCCAGCGCTTTCCGCAACCGCATTGCGGATGTCTATCGCGAAGGCGCCGGCATTGTCGTGGCGGCGGACCTTGAGAAGGTCGTCGCGCGAGTTGGCCCGCTTCACAGTACGAAGTCCAAGAGTTCGGACAACGCAGTCAAGCACGATCAGGCGCTCAACGAACTTGGCGTTATGAATCTGAATTCGTTCGTGCTCGATCAGAAAGTGACGAACGGCAAGACGCACACGCGCGCCATGCTTTCCTACGACCAGACCGACCGCGGCATCACTTCGTGGCTGGCGCAACCTGGCCCGATGGGTTCGCTCGATTACATCTCGCCCGACGCGAATCTGGTGGCCGGCTTTGTCATCAAGAATCCGACCGCGGTGGTTGATGACTTGCTGCGGGTGATCAACCTGGGCTCGCCCGACGTCAAAACGCATCTCGACAAGTTGGAGCGTGAGCACGGCCTGAACGTGCGCAGCGATTTCGCGGCGCCCCTGGGTGGTGAGTACGCCTTCGCGATTGACGGCCCAATTCTGCCGACGCCTTCGTGGAAGCTGGTAATCCAGGTTAACGACCCGGCCCGCCTGCAACAGACACTCGAGCGTGTCGTGGTGGAAATCAACAAAGAGGCCGCGAGGGAAGGCAAGAAAGGTCTGGCCTGGGATCGCGCAGACAGCGGTGGCCGCACGTTCTACACCCTTAAGTCGCAGGACTTCGGAGTCGAAGCGAACTACGTGTTCGTGAACGGCTACATGATTGCGGGCCCGACGCGCGCGCTGATCGAACAGGCGCTGCGGTATCACGACTCAGGATCGACGCTGAAGAATTCGGCGAAGTTCACCGCGGGCCTGCCGGCCGACGGCAACGTGAACTTCTCGGCGTTTGTCTATCAGAACCTGGCGCCGCTGGTGCAGCCTTTCGCTAAGGCAGGAGGGAACTTGCCCTCCGGCCCGAGCAAGGCGCTCGCCATGGCCGCGACGATGGAGCCAACGCTGCTTTACGCCTACGCGTATGGCGATCACATCGAAGTCGCTGCGAACACCAATGGCGGACCGTTTGGCTTGAGCCCGGCGACGCTGCTCGGAATGCCCAGCGCGTTCGAACTGCAGAGCGTGCTCGAAAAGGGAACCGGGAAGTAA
- a CDS encoding tail fiber protein — translation MAEPFLSEIRIMSFVFAPKGWALCNGQLLPINQNQGLFSLLGTTFGGDGRVNFALPDLRGRTPIHVGSGHTLGEKGGEPAHTLSISELPTHTHVLSGTSTNGTALIPVGNLLAPTPNQAYHAPDGSLVAFAPQAVSNVGGSQAHLNMQPFLTLSFCIALQGIFPSPN, via the coding sequence ATGGCAGAACCATTTCTCTCTGAAATTCGCATCATGAGCTTCGTGTTTGCGCCGAAGGGTTGGGCGTTATGTAACGGCCAGCTCCTGCCCATTAATCAGAACCAGGGGCTCTTCAGTTTGCTGGGCACGACCTTTGGTGGCGATGGACGTGTCAACTTTGCGCTTCCCGATTTGCGCGGTCGCACACCGATCCATGTGGGCAGCGGTCATACGCTGGGTGAAAAAGGTGGCGAGCCGGCGCACACGCTCAGCATTTCTGAGTTGCCGACCCATACGCACGTGTTGAGTGGTACCAGCACTAATGGCACGGCACTAATCCCAGTGGGTAATTTGTTAGCGCCAACGCCAAACCAGGCGTATCACGCTCCCGACGGTTCATTGGTTGCTTTTGCGCCTCAGGCCGTATCGAACGTCGGTGGTAGCCAGGCCCACTTGAATATGCAGCCGTTCCTGACCTTGTCTTTTTGTATAGCGTTACAAGGGATCTTCCCGTCGCCCAACTAA